The following proteins come from a genomic window of Phnomibacter ginsenosidimutans:
- the tnpA gene encoding IS200/IS605 family transposase, which translates to MVTWGITKSTKPLRGDTRMANTYSQITIHAVFAVKLRQNFIAKEWRDQLHQYIAGIIANKGAKPLAVGGWQDHVHVLFGMPVTTCIADLMSAVKASSSSWINQQQFIKGKFEWQAGYGAFSFAKSQRDIVIKYIMNQEEHHHQKTFKEEYIKMLTDFDIAYDTKYLFEFYD; encoded by the coding sequence TTGGTAACTTGGGGTATCACTAAATCAACAAAGCCCCTTCGGGGCGATACACGTATGGCAAATACTTATTCTCAAATTACTATTCATGCTGTATTTGCAGTAAAACTCAGGCAGAATTTCATTGCTAAAGAATGGCGTGATCAGTTGCATCAATACATCGCAGGAATAATAGCGAATAAAGGAGCAAAGCCCTTAGCTGTTGGAGGATGGCAAGACCATGTTCATGTTTTATTCGGGATGCCCGTTACTACATGTATTGCCGACTTGATGAGTGCTGTAAAAGCGAGTAGTAGTTCATGGATAAATCAACAACAATTTATTAAAGGGAAATTTGAATGGCAGGCTGGCTATGGTGCATTTTCATTCGCCAAGAGTCAACGGGACATTGTGATTAAATACATCATGAATCAAGAAGAACATCATCATCAAAAAACTTTTAAAGAGGAGTACATAAAAATGCTAACTGATTTTGATATTGCGTATGACACAAAATACTTGTTTGAGTTTTACGACTAA
- a CDS encoding fumarylacetoacetate hydrolase family protein, giving the protein MKLVSHIYREHEQLAIYHDGLLYNMDQLHPELPNTMGMFLNYWDDVIGIAQRANSAILNGEINPGKAVAYEGASLLAPVPFPTSCRDGYAFRQHVASARRNRGVEMIPEFDQFPIFYFTNHNSIQGPGPVHCMPDHFEQLDFELECAIVINRYGRNIPAAEADAYIGGLMIMNDLSARRLQMEEMKLSLGPAKGKDFSTVLGPWLVTTDELMPYEVPAKQNHVGKNWNLQMTCTVNGQQLSLGNLSDMDWTFAEIIERCSYGVTLHPGDVIGSGTVGTGCLLELNGTGKLNNPDFIPQWLQPNDVVSMTIDGLGTLTNTIVAEETDWSLLKLKKH; this is encoded by the coding sequence ATGAAACTGGTTTCTCATATCTACCGCGAACACGAACAACTGGCCATTTACCACGATGGATTATTGTACAATATGGATCAACTCCATCCTGAGTTGCCCAATACCATGGGTATGTTTTTGAATTATTGGGATGATGTAATTGGCATTGCCCAACGAGCCAATAGCGCTATACTCAACGGAGAAATCAATCCCGGAAAAGCAGTGGCGTATGAAGGGGCATCGCTGTTGGCACCGGTGCCATTTCCTACCAGCTGTCGTGATGGCTATGCGTTTCGGCAACATGTGGCATCAGCCCGGCGCAACCGCGGTGTGGAAATGATTCCGGAGTTTGATCAGTTCCCTATTTTTTACTTCACCAATCACAACAGCATTCAGGGGCCCGGGCCGGTGCATTGCATGCCCGATCATTTTGAACAACTTGATTTTGAACTGGAATGTGCCATCGTGATCAACCGCTATGGCCGCAACATACCAGCTGCTGAGGCCGATGCCTATATTGGCGGTTTGATGATTATGAACGACCTGAGTGCCCGTCGCTTACAGATGGAAGAAATGAAATTGAGCCTCGGCCCTGCAAAAGGAAAGGATTTTAGCACCGTACTCGGTCCGTGGTTGGTAACGACTGATGAATTGATGCCCTACGAAGTACCTGCCAAGCAAAATCATGTGGGCAAAAACTGGAATTTGCAAATGACTTGTACAGTTAATGGACAACAATTGAGCTTGGGCAACCTCAGCGATATGGATTGGACCTTTGCAGAAATCATTGAGCGTTGCAGTTACGGTGTTACACTTCATCCTGGTGATGTAATAGGCAGCGGTACGGTTGGCACCGGTTGCCTGTTGGAATTGAATGGCACTGGCAAACTCAACAACCCTGATTTTATACCACAGTGGCTGCAACCTAATGACGTAGTGAGCATGACCATTGATGGATTGGGTACGCTGACCAATACTATTGTGGCTGAAGAAACGGATTGGAGCTTGTTGAAATTAAAGAAACACTGA
- the recO gene encoding DNA repair protein RecO, translated as MLQTTKAIILRTTAYGDTSLIVSAYTERYGLQQYMVKGARKSSKKGSSMSTMLQPAAIVELVVYHNELKQLQLVKELKWAVVYQQVMHSIHRNAVALYMIELLTKTLRQPETNEELYAFIEDSLCLLDQCDAAVVANLPLFFSLKLAAMLGFRIDDDKPDGICFLDLQAGSFDTEPPIHGMYLDAALSQVAFELMQQDNAVTLYRIKLNQQQRRELLQGFIHFFQYHVADFGRLKTVQVLQEVLG; from the coding sequence ATGCTGCAAACCACCAAGGCCATTATACTGCGTACCACGGCTTATGGCGATACAAGTTTGATTGTATCGGCCTACACCGAGCGGTATGGCCTGCAGCAATACATGGTAAAAGGTGCCCGCAAAAGCAGTAAAAAAGGCAGCAGTATGAGTACCATGCTACAACCTGCCGCCATTGTAGAGCTGGTGGTGTACCACAATGAGCTGAAGCAACTGCAACTGGTAAAAGAATTGAAGTGGGCAGTGGTATACCAGCAAGTGATGCACAGCATACACCGCAATGCCGTAGCGCTGTACATGATTGAACTACTCACCAAAACACTACGCCAACCGGAAACCAACGAGGAGTTGTATGCATTTATTGAAGACAGCCTTTGCCTGCTTGATCAATGCGATGCAGCAGTGGTGGCCAATCTGCCCTTGTTCTTTTCGCTGAAGCTGGCGGCCATGCTCGGTTTTCGGATTGATGATGATAAACCAGACGGCATATGCTTCCTGGATTTGCAAGCCGGTAGTTTTGATACAGAGCCGCCCATTCACGGCATGTATCTTGATGCAGCCCTCAGTCAGGTTGCTTTTGAATTGATGCAACAAGACAATGCCGTTACCCTGTACCGTATCAAACTCAACCAACAGCAGCGACGAGAATTGCTACAGGGCTTCATTCACTTTTTTCAATACCATGTAGCCGACTTCGGCCGGTTGAAAACAGTGCAAGTGCTGCAGGAGGTGCTCGGTTGA
- a CDS encoding sterol desaturase family protein codes for MQFEKIHNKGQARLFENPILEALTKTHPLVIWGMYLPILGWMIYHAATANDFSTARIFSVWLIGLFSWTLFEYVAHRFLFHMMPDSDTGKRIAYVLHGNHHHYPRDKQRLFMPPVPSLILAGIIFSMQYLLMGNHAFMFFPGFMLGYLLYGSMHYAIHAWNPPFKFMKPLWRNHHLHHYKDEHMGFGVSSTFWDRVFGTMFDLKKKKKTRIRCRS; via the coding sequence ATGCAATTCGAAAAAATTCACAACAAGGGGCAGGCTCGTTTATTCGAAAACCCCATACTGGAAGCACTCACCAAAACACACCCGCTGGTTATTTGGGGGATGTACCTACCCATTTTAGGTTGGATGATTTATCATGCAGCTACCGCCAACGATTTTTCTACAGCCCGTATTTTTTCGGTGTGGCTCATCGGGCTTTTCAGCTGGACGCTGTTTGAGTACGTTGCTCACCGTTTTCTCTTTCACATGATGCCCGATAGCGACACCGGCAAACGCATTGCCTATGTGCTGCATGGCAATCACCACCATTACCCACGTGATAAGCAGCGGCTGTTTATGCCGCCGGTGCCCAGTCTCATTTTAGCAGGCATCATTTTCAGCATGCAATACCTGCTCATGGGCAATCATGCGTTCATGTTTTTCCCGGGGTTTATGCTCGGCTATTTGTTGTACGGCAGTATGCACTACGCCATTCATGCGTGGAATCCACCCTTTAAATTCATGAAGCCGCTATGGCGCAATCATCACCTGCACCATTACAAAGATGAACACATGGGCTTTGGTGTAAGCTCTACTTTTTGGGACCGTGTGTTTGGCACCATGTTCGATTTGAAAAAGAAAAAGAAGACAAGGATAAGGTGCAGGAGTTGA
- a CDS encoding TIGR02757 family protein: MQQPASLIQFFNDKVQQYNQPAFIAADPVCIPHAFTQQQDIEIAGFFAAIFAWGNRTTIIAKSKELMQLMDHAPHQFVMQHQPTDLKRLLHFKHRTFQADDLLHCMQFFQQHYAQHPSLETAFSQWLQPGDETIEKALIGFRQYFFAQEHLKRTEKHISTPAAGSACKRLNMFLRWMVRKDKAGVDFGIWQHISPAQLICPLDVHVARVARRFNLLQRTPTDWQAALELTSYLRRLDSKDPVKYDFALFGLGVIEKF; this comes from the coding sequence GTGCAACAGCCTGCTTCGCTTATCCAATTTTTCAACGATAAAGTACAACAGTACAATCAGCCTGCTTTTATTGCGGCCGATCCGGTATGCATTCCGCATGCTTTTACCCAACAACAAGACATTGAAATTGCCGGATTTTTTGCGGCCATATTTGCATGGGGCAATCGCACCACCATCATTGCCAAAAGCAAAGAGCTGATGCAACTGATGGACCATGCGCCACATCAGTTTGTAATGCAGCATCAGCCTACTGATTTGAAACGACTGCTGCATTTTAAACACCGCACATTTCAGGCCGATGACTTGTTGCACTGTATGCAGTTTTTTCAGCAGCATTATGCGCAGCACCCCAGTTTGGAAACGGCTTTCAGCCAATGGCTGCAGCCCGGCGATGAAACCATTGAAAAAGCCTTGATTGGATTTCGGCAGTACTTTTTTGCTCAAGAGCATTTGAAGCGGACAGAAAAACACATCAGCACACCAGCAGCTGGCAGCGCCTGCAAAAGGCTCAACATGTTTTTGCGCTGGATGGTGCGGAAAGATAAGGCTGGTGTAGACTTTGGTATTTGGCAACACATATCACCGGCACAGCTCATTTGCCCGCTGGATGTACATGTGGCCCGTGTGGCCAGAAGGTTTAACTTGCTGCAACGTACACCCACCGACTGGCAAGCGGCATTAGAACTTACTTCGTATTTACGCAGGTTAGATTCAAAGGACCCGGTGAAGTACGACTTTGCTTTGTTTGGGTTGGGTGTGATCGAAAAATTTTAG
- a CDS encoding polysaccharide deacetylase family protein — MFTGHEYAEGMPAILQTLQQENIKAAFFFTGDFVRQYPALVKQAVTAGHYVGPHSNKHLLYADWKKRDSTLVNKSLFQQDLMANYKALQAVGISSQEAPYFLPPYEWYNQQIAHWTNELGLQLICHTPGTLSAADYTLNTDKNYRSSKEIFQSIIHKAQQPNGLYGYLLLMHAGAGSNRSDPFHQELPALVKKLKKLGYRFQNLPPILNH, encoded by the coding sequence GTGTTTACGGGTCATGAATATGCGGAAGGGATGCCGGCCATTTTGCAAACACTGCAGCAGGAAAATATCAAGGCGGCTTTCTTTTTCACCGGCGATTTTGTAAGGCAATATCCGGCATTGGTAAAGCAAGCCGTGACGGCTGGGCACTACGTGGGCCCACATAGCAACAAACATTTGCTGTATGCCGATTGGAAAAAACGGGACAGCACATTGGTGAACAAATCACTTTTTCAGCAAGACCTGATGGCGAATTACAAGGCGTTGCAAGCCGTGGGTATCAGCAGCCAAGAGGCGCCCTATTTTTTACCGCCTTACGAATGGTACAATCAGCAAATTGCCCATTGGACCAACGAGTTGGGGCTGCAGCTCATTTGCCATACGCCCGGCACCCTGAGTGCCGCAGACTACACCCTCAATACCGACAAGAATTACCGGAGCAGCAAAGAGATTTTCCAATCGATTATACACAAAGCGCAGCAGCCCAATGGGTTGTACGGTTATCTGTTGTTGATGCATGCCGGCGCCGGCTCTAATCGCAGCGACCCCTTTCATCAAGAACTGCCTGCACTTGTTAAAAAGTTGAAAAAGTTGGGTTATCGGTTCCAAAATCTGCCCCCGATTTTGAACCATTGA
- a CDS encoding glycoside hydrolase family 9 protein, translated as MKQMIIVCLAWLLISSTTAQTVIRYNQLGYTTRSSKVVVLGSKDPLFKLQQYKLIALHTGKAVLQASKPTAKDFGAYGPFKHSYRINLTSVVQPGVYQLLVNDSIRSGIIRIGDDVYKGSADFCLRYMRQQRCGFNPFLQDSCHTHDGYSIYGEKAGIPDGTYFDATGGWHDASDYLQYTTTTANAIYHLLMAYRDNPHAFADTKQANGLEGKNGTPDVLDEAKWGLDWLLKMHPKADVMFAQLADDRDHISMRMPAQDSQYGRGFQRPLYFLTGEPQGLGKYQNKTEGTTSIAAKFSSAFALGARTYFNLPVIDSNYVRALTSHARTARDFAYKKKGYTNTAPNRAPYYYAESNWVDDAELMEASLIFIDGFDDAYRRGRFRTAYDFAKLERITPWLGADTATHYQWYPFINVGHRELANVVADKKIKDSLIGFYRQGIEKVWAKAKQNAFYRGVPFIWCSNNLTTSFATQCLWYRQLSGSNQYEELEQANIDWLFGTNPWGTSMVYGLPAWGDTPADPHSAFTHLKNYPIDGGLIDGPVYTSIFKGLIGLTLYQPDEYAEWQSDLAVYHDDYGDYSTNEPTMDGTASLIICCRRWKTNPPKPLPCRQAGSLKGGL; from the coding sequence ATGAAGCAAATGATTATTGTTTGTTTGGCATGGCTACTCATCAGCAGCACAACTGCACAAACCGTTATCCGGTACAATCAGCTGGGCTATACTACCCGCAGCAGCAAAGTAGTGGTACTAGGCAGTAAGGATCCCCTCTTCAAATTGCAGCAGTACAAGCTCATTGCATTGCATACAGGCAAAGCCGTGCTGCAGGCGAGCAAGCCCACGGCAAAAGACTTTGGCGCCTACGGTCCGTTCAAGCATAGCTACCGCATCAATCTGACAAGCGTGGTACAGCCCGGAGTGTATCAATTGTTGGTCAACGACAGCATTCGCAGCGGCATCATTCGCATTGGCGATGACGTGTACAAAGGCAGCGCCGACTTTTGCCTGCGGTACATGCGGCAGCAGCGTTGTGGCTTCAATCCTTTTCTGCAAGACAGCTGCCATACCCACGATGGTTACAGCATTTATGGCGAAAAAGCCGGCATACCCGATGGTACGTATTTCGATGCCACCGGTGGTTGGCACGATGCCAGCGATTACCTGCAATACACTACCACTACAGCCAATGCCATTTATCATTTGCTGATGGCCTACCGCGACAACCCGCATGCATTTGCCGATACCAAACAGGCCAACGGTCTGGAAGGAAAAAACGGCACCCCCGATGTGCTGGATGAAGCGAAGTGGGGCCTCGACTGGCTGCTGAAAATGCACCCCAAGGCCGATGTGATGTTTGCCCAACTGGCCGACGACCGCGACCACATCAGCATGCGGATGCCGGCGCAAGATTCGCAATATGGTCGTGGCTTTCAGCGGCCCTTGTATTTCCTTACCGGCGAGCCACAAGGACTGGGCAAGTATCAAAACAAAACCGAGGGAACCACCTCGATAGCGGCGAAGTTTAGTAGTGCATTTGCGTTGGGAGCCAGGACATATTTCAATCTACCTGTCATTGATTCAAATTATGTAAGAGCACTTACTAGTCATGCAAGAACAGCCCGAGACTTTGCCTACAAGAAAAAAGGATATACCAATACAGCGCCGAACAGGGCACCCTATTACTACGCTGAAAGCAATTGGGTAGATGACGCAGAATTGATGGAAGCATCATTGATTTTCATTGATGGTTTTGATGATGCTTACAGACGTGGCAGGTTTCGAACAGCCTACGATTTTGCGAAGCTGGAAAGAATAACTCCATGGCTAGGCGCCGACACTGCTACGCATTACCAATGGTACCCCTTTATTAATGTGGGCCATCGGGAATTGGCCAATGTGGTTGCAGATAAAAAAATCAAAGATTCACTCATCGGCTTTTACCGGCAGGGCATTGAAAAGGTATGGGCCAAGGCCAAACAAAATGCCTTTTATCGTGGCGTGCCTTTTATTTGGTGCAGCAATAACCTCACCACCAGTTTTGCCACGCAATGCCTGTGGTACCGCCAGCTGAGCGGCAGCAACCAGTATGAAGAACTGGAGCAGGCCAATATTGATTGGTTGTTTGGCACCAACCCCTGGGGTACCAGCATGGTGTATGGTTTGCCTGCCTGGGGCGATACACCTGCCGACCCGCATTCGGCATTTACCCACCTCAAAAACTATCCCATTGATGGTGGCCTCATTGATGGGCCGGTATACACGTCCATTTTCAAAGGGCTGATTGGCCTTACCCTTTACCAACCCGATGAATATGCCGAATGGCAAAGCGACCTGGCCGTGTATCACGATGATTATGGCGACTATAGCACCAACGAACCCACCATGGATGGTACGGCGAGTTTGATCATCTGTTGTCGGCGTTGGAAAACAAACCCTCCCAAACCCCTGCCATGCCGGCAGGCAGGCTCCCTGAAAGGAGGACTTTGA
- a CDS encoding efflux RND transporter permease subunit, with the protein MWYRLGKFVLQYRLVLLIVLFVASGFMTWHALQVKLSYEFSKAIPTDNEKYLEYQAFKNKFGEDGSVLVMGVEDPQFFSKPHFDAYRQMLADIKQVRGVEGLLSVPAAIYLQKNDSTEKLQTTILFDSTVQTQEQIDSAAALFNGMFFYRGLLHNPDTKAYLAGATINKQILASKDRTRVVNEILEVTNRFHKSTGVQVHMSGLPFIRTQIADRIKNEMNYFLIGSLALAVLTLVLFFRSASATLISMLVVILGVAWALGTMHLFGFQITLLNALIPPLMIVIGIPNCIYFLNKYHMSWEEIQAREKAQPSGASVEVLKREALLNMVSKMGIVTLFCNIAAAVGFAVFALTESALLKEFGIVAGINIMVIFVISFILIPSALSYLAPPEEKHTRYLRNRFLENLLVKVEYWVLQRRKMVYAITAVCLVVAVLGILRLKSVGYIVDDLPKNDVIYTDPKWFEKQFGGVMPLEIVVDAGKKGAITRNLKTITKMDELAEYINGYAECGRPLSLVEGLKFAKQAYYDGDSLSYMVPNEFDMAFIGPYLKGGNNANADTSSQLAKLTKTFMDTDKQQARISINMADVGTVRLAALLDSFKLKADTIFNLASLEPKNAEQPDGPMVATFDSTYKVKFTGSSVTYLEGSRFIINGLKESIFWAFLLIALTMLYLFKSVRILVCSLIPNIIPLVVTAGIMGWAGVAIKPSTVLVFSVALGIAIDVTIRFLVNYKQELPTHHNNILATTTSTIRHTGISIIYTSLVLVAGFVIFMFSSFGGTFALGWLTSLTLLVATVTNLVFLPVIMLAVLKDKQKG; encoded by the coding sequence ATGTGGTATCGCTTAGGAAAATTTGTACTGCAGTACAGGCTTGTGCTGTTGATTGTGTTGTTCGTAGCTTCGGGTTTTATGACCTGGCATGCATTGCAGGTAAAACTCAGTTACGAATTTTCAAAAGCCATTCCTACCGACAATGAAAAATACCTGGAGTATCAGGCTTTCAAAAACAAGTTTGGCGAAGACGGCAGTGTACTGGTGATGGGTGTAGAAGACCCGCAGTTTTTCAGCAAGCCACATTTTGATGCCTACCGGCAAATGCTTGCCGATATAAAACAAGTACGTGGGGTAGAAGGGCTGCTGTCTGTTCCGGCGGCCATCTACCTGCAAAAAAATGATAGCACCGAAAAGCTGCAAACAACCATCCTGTTTGATAGCACGGTGCAAACACAAGAACAGATTGATAGTGCGGCTGCTTTATTCAATGGTATGTTTTTTTACCGCGGCTTGCTGCATAACCCCGATACCAAAGCATATCTGGCGGGTGCCACCATCAACAAGCAAATACTGGCCAGTAAAGACCGTACCCGTGTGGTAAATGAAATTCTGGAAGTAACAAATCGTTTTCACAAGAGCACAGGGGTACAGGTACACATGAGTGGCTTGCCCTTTATCCGTACGCAAATAGCCGATCGCATCAAAAACGAAATGAACTATTTTCTCATTGGTTCATTGGCATTGGCGGTACTCACCTTGGTATTGTTTTTCCGTTCGGCCAGCGCCACTTTGATTTCAATGCTGGTGGTCATTCTCGGCGTAGCCTGGGCCCTTGGCACCATGCATTTGTTTGGTTTCCAAATCACCTTGCTCAATGCGCTTATACCACCATTGATGATTGTAATAGGCATTCCCAACTGTATTTATTTCCTCAACAAATACCACATGAGTTGGGAGGAAATACAGGCACGGGAGAAAGCCCAACCATCCGGCGCTTCGGTTGAAGTATTGAAGCGGGAAGCCCTGTTGAACATGGTAAGTAAAATGGGTATCGTCACCCTGTTTTGCAACATTGCGGCAGCAGTGGGTTTTGCGGTGTTTGCCCTTACCGAAAGTGCCTTGCTCAAAGAGTTTGGTATTGTGGCCGGCATTAATATCATGGTCATTTTTGTTATCTCATTTATCCTCATTCCTTCGGCACTCAGCTACCTGGCCCCGCCCGAAGAAAAGCATACCCGCTACCTGCGCAACCGCTTTTTAGAAAACCTGCTGGTAAAAGTGGAGTACTGGGTACTGCAGCGTCGCAAAATGGTGTACGCCATTACAGCTGTATGTCTGGTGGTAGCCGTGTTGGGCATTTTGCGCCTGAAAAGTGTGGGCTACATTGTTGATGACTTGCCGAAAAACGATGTGATTTATACCGATCCGAAATGGTTTGAAAAACAGTTTGGCGGTGTAATGCCGTTGGAAATAGTGGTGGATGCCGGTAAAAAAGGCGCCATCACCCGCAACCTCAAAACCATTACCAAAATGGATGAGCTGGCCGAATACATCAACGGCTATGCCGAATGTGGCCGTCCGTTGAGTTTGGTAGAAGGCCTCAAGTTTGCAAAGCAGGCATATTACGATGGCGACAGCTTGAGCTACATGGTGCCCAATGAGTTTGACATGGCGTTTATCGGGCCTTACCTCAAAGGCGGCAACAACGCCAATGCCGATACCAGCAGCCAGCTGGCCAAGCTCACCAAAACCTTTATGGACACAGATAAGCAACAGGCCCGTATCAGTATCAACATGGCCGATGTGGGTACGGTGCGGCTTGCAGCATTGCTCGATTCGTTCAAACTCAAAGCCGATACCATTTTCAACCTGGCCTCTCTGGAGCCAAAGAATGCTGAGCAGCCTGATGGCCCGATGGTGGCCACTTTTGATAGCACGTACAAAGTAAAGTTTACGGGCAGTTCGGTTACGTATCTCGAGGGTTCAAGGTTTATCATCAATGGGTTGAAGGAAAGTATTTTCTGGGCGTTTTTGTTGATAGCCCTCACCATGTTGTACCTGTTTAAATCGGTGCGGATATTGGTGTGTTCACTCATCCCCAATATCATTCCGCTGGTGGTAACGGCCGGCATCATGGGCTGGGCAGGGGTGGCCATCAAGCCGTCTACCGTGTTGGTGTTCAGCGTGGCCTTGGGTATTGCCATTGATGTCACCATCCGGTTCTTGGTGAATTACAAACAGGAGCTGCCGACGCATCATAACAACATACTCGCCACAACAACCTCAACCATACGCCACACAGGCATCAGCATCATCTATACATCGCTGGTGTTGGTGGCAGGTTTTGTCATTTTCATGTTCAGCAGTTTTGGCGGCACGTTTGCACTGGGTTGGCTCACCTCATTGACTTTATTGGTAGCCACCGTTACCAATCTGGTGTTTTTGCCGGTGATTATGCTGGCTGTATTGAAGGACAAGCAAAAGGGGTAA